In one Sulfitobacter sp. LCG007 genomic region, the following are encoded:
- a CDS encoding ABC transporter permease has protein sequence MTVDASAERDRRSMSKPDGDRTFWGRLAGWGPYHTLMRLATASPRRQFLILAVIPVLWVLTQHLGPMLQMVIVSLTDAYPVAPGVEQHFTLDNYSRFFGDSIFWMPFFRTLIFAGVFTFCTLIITYPVAYFLARHVSRKNQMLFLLLLLIPFWVGEIVRTYAIMILLGNTGAVNLLLKTLGLIDRPIPFMYTSFSMGLGIVYLTALYMLLPLYSALEKLPKSMNEAAADLGAGAWTRFRRISLPLTIEGISSGCTLVFLISTGFYATPVLLGGPSTTVFAETIAGFFHAAGDEWPTGAAFATIMFAAALVLTATFQKLMSALRKGEKK, from the coding sequence ATGACAGTTGATGCATCCGCAGAGCGGGACAGGCGATCCATGTCGAAACCGGACGGGGACCGGACGTTCTGGGGGCGTCTGGCCGGTTGGGGCCCGTACCACACGCTGATGCGGCTCGCGACGGCGTCGCCGCGCCGCCAGTTCCTGATCCTCGCCGTCATTCCGGTGCTCTGGGTCCTGACCCAGCATCTCGGCCCGATGCTGCAGATGGTGATCGTGTCGCTGACCGACGCCTACCCTGTGGCGCCGGGCGTCGAGCAGCACTTCACGCTGGACAATTACAGCCGCTTCTTCGGTGACAGCATTTTCTGGATGCCGTTCTTCCGGACGCTGATCTTTGCCGGCGTGTTCACCTTCTGCACGCTGATCATCACCTATCCCGTGGCCTATTTCCTGGCGCGGCATGTCAGCCGCAAGAACCAGATGCTCTTCCTGCTGCTGCTGCTGATCCCGTTCTGGGTGGGCGAGATCGTGCGCACCTATGCGATCATGATCCTGTTGGGCAATACCGGCGCCGTGAACCTTCTGTTGAAGACCCTCGGCCTGATCGACCGGCCGATCCCCTTCATGTACACCAGTTTCTCCATGGGGCTCGGGATCGTTTACCTGACAGCGCTTTACATGCTGCTGCCGCTGTACTCGGCACTGGAGAAGCTGCCCAAGAGCATGAACGAGGCCGCCGCCGATCTGGGCGCGGGCGCCTGGACCCGGTTCCGCCGCATTTCCCTGCCGCTGACCATAGAAGGCATCTCGTCAGGCTGCACGCTGGTGTTCCTGATCTCGACCGGCTTCTACGCCACGCCGGTCCTGCTTGGAGGGCCCTCGACCACGGTCTTTGCCGAAACCATCGCAGGCTTCTTCCACGCGGCGGGGGATGAATGGCCCACCGGGGCGGCCTTTGCCACGATCATGTTCGCGGCGGCGCTGGTCCTCACGGCGACCTTCCAGAAGCTGATGAGCGCGCTGCGCAAGGGAGAGAAGAAATGA
- a CDS encoding PotD/PotF family extracellular solute-binding protein, whose amino-acid sequence MSRLIFNRRRFLGTAAATGAALASPAYLRRASAQSGGEVNIWTYNNFVPEAFKEQFEAETGIKVNVRLVDDQGKQFNLLAAEQPNPTVDIMTVAGHRFLQFIESDLLAPLDTDRLSNWSNINPTFSEGDWATINGEKWGAPILSGMEVLAYNSDYVSEEEAMTWDTLFSEKYANQTAYIIQDMMSIIMLKMGYDGNMVEYKDDPEKAAQIVEEAKNFLIEHKPLVRKYYDGGAEFQQMMVNQDILLGHSWNGPAAALINDGFPLGMTIPREGSYGFVYTYNIANNAPNAENAYTFLDAILASPEIGAAMTKASGFISTYKDADQHLNDLEKKSTSFPEEQLANMQFFRAEANELKYSLVDPAVEAIKAA is encoded by the coding sequence ATGTCGAGACTGATATTCAACCGCCGCCGCTTTCTCGGAACCGCCGCCGCCACGGGTGCGGCTCTGGCCTCGCCCGCATATCTGCGCCGTGCCTCGGCCCAGTCCGGCGGAGAGGTGAACATCTGGACCTACAACAACTTCGTGCCCGAGGCGTTCAAGGAGCAGTTCGAGGCCGAGACCGGCATCAAGGTCAACGTCCGCCTCGTCGACGACCAGGGCAAGCAGTTCAACCTCCTTGCAGCAGAGCAGCCGAACCCGACCGTCGACATCATGACCGTCGCCGGCCACCGCTTCCTGCAGTTCATCGAAAGCGACCTTCTGGCGCCGCTCGACACCGATCGTCTGAGCAACTGGAGCAACATCAATCCGACCTTCTCGGAAGGCGACTGGGCGACGATCAACGGCGAGAAGTGGGGTGCGCCGATCCTGTCGGGGATGGAAGTGCTGGCCTACAACAGCGACTACGTCTCGGAAGAAGAAGCGATGACCTGGGACACGCTCTTCAGCGAGAAATACGCGAACCAGACCGCGTATATCATCCAGGACATGATGTCGATCATCATGCTCAAGATGGGCTATGACGGCAACATGGTCGAATACAAGGACGACCCCGAGAAGGCCGCGCAGATCGTCGAGGAGGCCAAGAATTTCCTGATCGAGCACAAGCCCCTGGTGCGCAAATATTACGACGGCGGCGCCGAGTTCCAGCAGATGATGGTGAATCAGGACATCCTGCTCGGCCATTCCTGGAACGGCCCCGCGGCGGCGCTGATCAACGACGGCTTCCCGCTCGGCATGACGATCCCGCGCGAAGGCTCCTACGGATTCGTCTATACCTACAACATCGCCAACAACGCGCCCAACGCCGAGAACGCCTACACCTTCCTCGACGCGATCCTCGCCTCGCCCGAGATCGGCGCGGCGATGACGAAGGCGTCGGGCTTCATCTCGACCTACAAGGACGCGGACCAGCATCTGAACGATCTTGAGAAGAAGTCGACCTCGTTCCCTGAAGAGCAGCTGGCCAACATGCAGTTCTTCCGTGCCGAGGCGAACGAGCTGAAATACAGCCTCGTCGATCCGGCCGTCGAGGCGATCAAGGCCGCCTGA